The following proteins come from a genomic window of Achromobacter sp. AONIH1:
- a CDS encoding ABC transporter permease yields MIGYVIRRLLYGVLILIGVNLFTFILFFAVNTPDDMARLAIGGQRISQDAVEKWKVEHGYDKPLFYNAEAQGAGRLTDTVFYQRSVPLLAMEFGASDGGRDIGREIRTRMGPSLALAVPTFLLGLFVSIAFSLMLVYFRATRLDFWGVVLCVILLSISSLFYIIAGQWLFAKTLRLVPFSGFSGGLDMAKFLALPVLVAIISRLGPEARFYRTLFLEEIGKDYVRTARAKGLAERAVLFRHVLRNAMLPILTSTVAALPLLFMGSLIAESFFGIPGLGSYTIDAINAQDFSIVRAMVFLGASLYIVGLILADISYTLADPRVRFE; encoded by the coding sequence ATGATCGGCTACGTGATTCGCCGGCTGCTGTACGGCGTGCTGATCCTGATCGGCGTCAACCTGTTCACCTTCATCCTGTTCTTCGCCGTCAACACGCCCGACGACATGGCGCGGCTGGCCATCGGCGGGCAGCGCATCAGCCAGGACGCGGTGGAGAAATGGAAGGTCGAGCACGGCTACGACAAGCCGCTGTTCTACAACGCAGAGGCGCAGGGCGCCGGGCGGCTGACCGACACGGTGTTCTACCAGCGCTCGGTGCCGCTGCTGGCCATGGAATTCGGCGCCTCGGACGGCGGGCGCGACATCGGCCGCGAGATCCGCACGCGCATGGGGCCCAGCCTGGCGCTGGCCGTGCCCACCTTCCTGCTGGGGCTGTTCGTCAGCATCGCGTTCTCGCTCATGCTGGTCTATTTCCGCGCCACGCGGCTGGATTTCTGGGGCGTGGTGCTGTGCGTGATCCTGCTGTCGATCTCCAGCCTGTTCTACATCATCGCGGGCCAGTGGCTGTTCGCCAAGACCTTGCGGCTGGTGCCTTTCTCGGGCTTTTCCGGCGGGCTGGACATGGCCAAGTTCCTGGCGCTGCCGGTGCTGGTGGCGATCATCTCGCGGCTGGGGCCGGAGGCGCGCTTCTACCGCACGCTGTTCCTCGAGGAAATCGGCAAGGACTATGTGCGCACCGCCAGGGCCAAGGGCCTGGCCGAGCGCGCCGTGCTGTTCCGCCACGTGCTGCGCAACGCCATGCTGCCCATCCTGACCAGCACCGTCGCGGCCTTGCCGCTGCTGTTCATGGGCAGCCTGATCGCCGAATCCTTCTTCGGCATTCCCGGCCTGGGCAGCTACACCATCGACGCCATCAACGCGCAGGACTTTTCCATCGTGCGCGCCATGGTGTTCCTGGGCGCCTCGCTCTACATCGTGGGCCTGA
- a CDS encoding ABC transporter substrate-binding protein produces the protein MRVMKQLRAAAAALLLLAAAGCSNDGSPVNSPYESGAESRNTLYSAFVKRSPKYLDPASSYSNDETPYTYNVYETLYGYHYLKRPYELVPRAAASIDPPVYLDKQGNTLPADAPGEQIAQSVYDIKLRPGMRYAPHPAFAKKSDGSYAYFPVAAAELQDKYAIPDFPLTGTRDLTADDYVYAIRRLASPRVVSPIYSLMAEYVHGLKDYGDRLRLRDQALRRDAPGGAGASPWLDLREADGFDGVQALDPLTLRIRVNGKYPQFKYWLAMTFTAPIPWEADRFYSQPGMAEQDLSFNTWPVGTGPYMLVESLQNRRHVLARNPNFHGEPYPCEGEPGDQAAGLLADCGKPTPFIDRAVFNVEKEAIPLTGKFLQGYYDVPQIERGEYGVAMLVAAGDSQDKARKYREHGIKLPTTVETANWYMGFNWLDPVVGKGDTPEQADRNRKLRQAISIAFDWEEYVAVFENSQASVAYGPVPPGVLGYREPPEGVNPVVYDLVDGKPVRKPIDVARRLLAEAGYPDGRNARTGAPLVLYYDSMTGGGSNPQFDWMRRQLAKLGVQLDVRATDYNRFQDKMRRGSAQIFFWGWNADYPDAENFLFLLYGPNAKAKTGGENAANYDSPEYDKLFEQMKLLDDGPEKERLIARMVAIVQRDAPWMFGYFPMSGGAYQQWVGNAKPTQMVRNILQYMKIDPELRHRKIDEWNSPIWWPLGVFALLLALAVWPSYRALKRRERQTAFAQAARKEHQP, from the coding sequence ATGCGCGTCATGAAGCAGCTGCGGGCAGCGGCGGCCGCGTTGCTGCTGCTGGCGGCGGCGGGCTGCTCCAACGACGGCAGCCCCGTCAACAGCCCCTATGAGTCCGGCGCCGAAAGCCGGAACACGCTGTATTCCGCCTTCGTCAAGCGCTCTCCCAAGTACCTGGACCCGGCCAGCTCTTATTCCAATGACGAGACGCCTTATACCTACAACGTCTATGAAACGCTCTACGGCTATCACTACCTGAAGCGGCCCTACGAGCTGGTGCCCCGCGCGGCCGCGAGCATCGATCCGCCCGTTTACCTGGACAAGCAGGGCAACACGCTGCCTGCCGACGCGCCGGGCGAACAGATCGCGCAGAGCGTGTACGACATCAAGCTGCGCCCCGGCATGCGCTACGCGCCGCATCCGGCCTTCGCTAAGAAATCAGACGGGTCTTACGCGTATTTCCCCGTGGCGGCTGCTGAGCTGCAGGACAAGTACGCCATCCCGGATTTTCCGCTGACCGGCACGCGCGATCTCACCGCCGACGATTACGTCTATGCCATCCGCCGCCTGGCCAGCCCGCGCGTGGTGTCGCCGATCTATTCACTGATGGCCGAGTACGTGCACGGCCTGAAGGACTACGGCGACCGGCTGCGTCTGCGCGACCAGGCGCTGCGGCGCGACGCGCCGGGCGGGGCGGGGGCCTCGCCCTGGCTGGACTTGCGCGAGGCCGATGGCTTCGACGGCGTGCAGGCGCTGGATCCGCTGACACTGCGCATCCGCGTCAACGGCAAGTATCCCCAGTTCAAGTACTGGCTGGCCATGACCTTCACGGCGCCGATCCCCTGGGAGGCCGACCGCTTCTACAGCCAGCCCGGCATGGCCGAGCAGGACCTGTCGTTCAATACCTGGCCCGTGGGCACCGGCCCCTACATGCTGGTGGAGTCCTTGCAGAACCGCCGCCACGTGCTGGCGCGCAACCCGAACTTCCACGGCGAGCCCTATCCCTGCGAAGGCGAGCCGGGCGACCAGGCCGCGGGCCTGCTGGCCGACTGCGGCAAGCCCACGCCCTTCATCGACCGCGCCGTGTTCAACGTCGAGAAGGAAGCCATTCCGCTGACCGGCAAGTTCCTGCAGGGCTATTACGACGTGCCGCAGATCGAGCGCGGCGAGTATGGCGTGGCCATGCTGGTGGCCGCCGGCGACAGCCAGGACAAGGCCCGCAAGTATCGCGAGCATGGCATCAAGCTGCCCACCACGGTCGAGACCGCGAACTGGTACATGGGCTTCAACTGGCTGGACCCGGTGGTAGGCAAGGGCGACACGCCCGAGCAGGCCGACCGCAACCGCAAGCTGCGCCAGGCCATCAGCATCGCCTTCGACTGGGAAGAATACGTGGCGGTGTTCGAGAACAGCCAGGCCTCGGTGGCCTACGGCCCGGTGCCGCCGGGCGTGCTGGGCTACCGCGAGCCGCCCGAGGGCGTGAACCCGGTGGTCTACGATCTGGTCGACGGCAAGCCGGTGCGCAAACCCATCGACGTGGCGCGCAGGCTGCTGGCCGAGGCCGGTTATCCCGACGGCCGCAATGCCCGGACCGGCGCGCCGCTGGTGCTGTACTACGACTCCATGACAGGCGGCGGCTCCAACCCGCAATTCGACTGGATGCGGCGGCAGCTTGCCAAGCTCGGCGTGCAGCTGGACGTGCGCGCCACCGACTACAACCGCTTCCAGGACAAGATGCGGCGCGGTTCGGCCCAGATCTTCTTCTGGGGCTGGAACGCCGACTATCCGGACGCCGAGAACTTCCTGTTCCTGCTGTACGGCCCCAACGCCAAGGCCAAGACCGGCGGCGAGAACGCGGCCAATTACGACAGCCCCGAGTACGACAAGCTGTTCGAGCAGATGAAGCTGCTGGACGATGGCCCCGAGAAGGAACGCCTGATCGCCCGCATGGTCGCCATCGTGCAGCGCGACGCGCCCTGGATGTTCGGCTACTTCCCCATGTCGGGCGGCGCCTACCAGCAGTGGGTCGGCAACGCCAAGCCCACCCAGATGGTGCGCAACATCCTGCAGTACATGAAGATCGATCCGGAACTGCGGCACCGCAAGATCGATGAATGGAATTCCCCCATCTGGTGGCCGCTGGGCGTGTTCGCGCTGCTGCTGGCGCTGGCGGTCTGGCCGTCGTACCGGGCCCTGAAGCGGCGCGAGCGGCAGACGGCGTTCGCCCAGGCCGCGCGCAAGGAGCATCAACCATGA
- a CDS encoding thermonuclease family protein: MLRGKSPFGGSRLTALIVALILAAAGALVNWMQSSKPAQDAGRPPAAGKPQGGAAGAPLAGGIPKGSYTITGTVVNVADGDTVTLRAPDGQRRIRMDSIDAPEEGHGADQPGQPDAEASRKHLAELVAGKTLIAQCYEKDQYGREVCALILEDGRSANRLQVEAGYAWAYTARQGDYLRDQAMPDLQRQAKAAGRGLWARPGAVQPWKWRYDCWRQRQCG, translated from the coding sequence ATCTTGCGCGGCAAATCCCCCTTCGGCGGCAGCAGGCTGACCGCCCTGATCGTGGCCCTGATCCTCGCGGCGGCCGGCGCGCTGGTCAACTGGATGCAGTCGTCGAAACCGGCCCAGGACGCCGGCCGCCCGCCGGCGGCGGGCAAGCCCCAGGGCGGCGCAGCCGGCGCGCCGCTGGCCGGCGGCATTCCCAAAGGCAGCTATACGATCACCGGCACCGTCGTCAACGTCGCGGACGGCGACACAGTGACGCTGCGGGCGCCGGACGGACAGCGCCGCATCCGCATGGACAGCATCGACGCGCCCGAGGAAGGCCATGGCGCGGACCAGCCCGGCCAGCCCGATGCCGAGGCCTCGCGCAAGCACCTGGCGGAGCTGGTGGCCGGCAAGACCCTGATCGCGCAATGCTATGAAAAGGACCAGTACGGCCGCGAGGTCTGCGCGCTGATCCTGGAGGACGGCCGTTCGGCCAACCGGCTGCAGGTCGAGGCGGGCTACGCCTGGGCCTATACCGCGCGCCAGGGCGACTACCTGCGCGACCAGGCCATGCCCGATTTGCAGCGCCAGGCCAAGGCCGCCGGCCGGGGTCTGTGGGCGCGGCCGGGCGCGGTGCAGCCCTGGAAGTGGCGCTACGACTGCTGGCGCCAGCGCCAGTGCGGTTGA
- a CDS encoding magnesium and cobalt transport protein CorA: MTTEPQPDANGNREVVASISYVNGRRDREVPIDQVGAYVRPEHGMLWIGLRNPSPELLGKVVSELGACDKNQEEMLEPHRRPKIIDYGNMVLIVAITVEVEAERPIFGETQFLIGDGFLVTVRRGATAGHSPLRERLEASPDLLKRGSDYVASELLDWLVDRYVAAAAKIESVVEGAEQKLLIRGAKDSDIRRLYRQRRDLLRIHTVVSPLAEICRRLARVEMTAVDEHARPYFGEVADRVLRVDELFNSLREALAFAFEASLMIGQAAQNDTTRKLASWAAILAVPTAIAGIYGMNFEFMPELKSPWGYPVTLGVIVTICSVLYWRFRKSGWL; the protein is encoded by the coding sequence ATGACCACAGAACCGCAACCCGACGCCAACGGCAACCGCGAGGTCGTCGCGTCGATCTCCTATGTCAATGGCCGGCGCGACCGCGAGGTGCCCATCGACCAGGTCGGCGCATACGTGCGCCCGGAGCACGGCATGCTCTGGATCGGGCTGCGCAACCCCAGCCCCGAGCTGCTGGGCAAGGTGGTGAGCGAGCTGGGCGCCTGCGACAAGAACCAGGAAGAGATGCTGGAGCCGCACCGGCGGCCCAAGATCATCGACTACGGCAACATGGTGCTGATCGTGGCCATCACCGTCGAGGTCGAGGCCGAGCGGCCCATCTTCGGCGAGACCCAGTTCCTGATCGGCGACGGCTTTCTCGTCACCGTGCGGCGCGGCGCCACCGCCGGCCACAGCCCGCTGCGCGAACGGCTGGAAGCCTCGCCGGACCTGCTCAAGCGCGGCAGCGACTACGTCGCGTCCGAGCTGCTCGACTGGCTGGTGGACCGCTATGTGGCGGCGGCCGCCAAGATCGAGAGCGTGGTCGAGGGCGCCGAGCAGAAGCTGCTGATCCGGGGCGCCAAGGATTCCGATATCCGCAGGCTGTACCGCCAGCGCCGCGACCTGCTGCGCATCCATACCGTGGTGTCGCCGCTGGCCGAGATTTGCCGCCGCCTGGCGCGGGTCGAGATGACGGCGGTCGATGAACACGCGCGGCCCTATTTCGGCGAGGTGGCCGACCGCGTGCTGCGCGTCGACGAACTGTTCAATTCCTTGCGCGAGGCGCTGGCCTTCGCGTTCGAAGCCAGCCTGATGATCGGCCAGGCGGCGCAGAACGACACCACGCGCAAGCTGGCGTCCTGGGCGGCCATCCTGGCCGTGCCCACGGCCATCGCCGGCATCTACGGCATGAACTTCGAGTTCATGCCCGAACTGAAATCGCCCTGGGGCTATCCGGTGACGCTGGGCGTCATCGTGACGATCTGCTCCGTGCTCTATTGGCGCTTCCGCAAGTCGGGCTGGCTGTAG
- a CDS encoding LysR family transcriptional regulator: protein MQLMGMEALRAFVEGGSIAEASLRLRRSASQVSRLLAALEDDVGYALLVKEGRRLTLTEPGRQLYERIGEMLRANDALTDYLRHARRKSRTHVNVLVAQHLIDGLLVDAIAGATREEPDFGASVNARMPPNVDAWISQQHFDIALAQLPVEHPLLVTETLAETHAVAVFGPDDPRADLPGPITPRALGQGRFIGMPAGGSLFHRYLRAFGEAGYQPEAQFEVTFGFFACQLAASGCGAALSDPLAALTQLHRGARLRRFEPAVPLQYGLIYPKSRPPSAAARLLIRHLRRVVGEKLAQAEALLNAAEPGRAALSSAHRRRVGRRAAAQEDTGS, encoded by the coding sequence ATGCAGCTCATGGGCATGGAGGCGCTGCGCGCCTTTGTCGAAGGCGGTTCGATCGCGGAGGCCTCGCTGCGCCTGCGCCGCAGCGCTTCCCAGGTCAGCCGCCTGCTGGCCGCGCTGGAGGACGATGTCGGGTATGCCCTGCTGGTCAAGGAGGGACGGCGGCTGACGCTGACCGAGCCGGGCCGCCAGCTGTACGAGCGCATCGGCGAGATGCTGCGCGCCAACGATGCGCTCACGGACTATCTGCGTCACGCGCGCCGCAAGAGCCGCACCCATGTCAACGTGCTGGTGGCGCAGCACCTGATCGACGGCCTGCTGGTGGACGCCATCGCCGGCGCCACGCGCGAGGAGCCGGATTTCGGCGCCAGCGTCAATGCCCGCATGCCGCCCAATGTCGACGCCTGGATCAGCCAGCAGCATTTCGATATCGCGCTGGCCCAGCTGCCGGTCGAGCATCCGCTGCTGGTCACCGAAACGCTGGCCGAGACGCATGCCGTGGCGGTGTTCGGGCCGGACGATCCGCGCGCCGATCTGCCGGGCCCGATCACGCCGCGCGCGCTGGGCCAGGGCAGGTTCATCGGCATGCCCGCCGGCGGTTCGCTGTTCCACCGCTACCTCAGGGCCTTCGGCGAAGCCGGCTATCAGCCCGAGGCGCAGTTCGAGGTGACGTTCGGCTTCTTCGCCTGCCAACTGGCCGCCTCTGGCTGCGGCGCGGCCCTGAGCGATCCGCTGGCCGCCCTGACGCAGCTGCATCGCGGCGCGCGGCTGCGGCGTTTCGAGCCGGCGGTTCCGCTCCAGTACGGCCTGATCTATCCCAAGTCGCGCCCGCCCTCGGCCGCGGCCCGCCTTCTGATCCGTCATCTGCGGCGGGTGGTGGGCGAGAAACTGGCACAGGCTGAAGCCCTGCTGAACGCCGCGGAGCCGGGACGCGCTGCGCTATCATCGGCCCACCGTCGCCGCGTGGGGCGCCGGGCAGCAGCGCAAGAGGACACTGGCTCATGA
- a CDS encoding tripartite tricarboxylate transporter substrate binding protein → MNAFFGRAAGAILSLSLLSAPAAQAQDAYPNKPVKVIVHTLPGASSDVLARAVSKAMGDQLGQSFVVENRSGAGGAIGVDAVAKAAPDGYTLLAGASSAMVMLPIVLTRKLPYDENKDFAPIGVISRSPFLLVASQASGIRDLPDLIAKAKAHPGKITYGSAGPGTNPHLLGELLSQLAGIELTHVPYKGPAAAQADLMGGTIDLLFDTPSSALPHVKSGKTVAIAASSDARVTDAPDVPTLKELGYPSLTLYGWTGLYAPAGTPPETLARLRGALKQALHTPAVREFILAGGNDILDLYGDDMLAMQKQMQDFWRGVVKSRGIRLD, encoded by the coding sequence ATGAACGCCTTCTTCGGCCGCGCCGCTGGCGCCATCCTGTCGCTGAGCCTGCTGTCCGCGCCCGCCGCGCAGGCGCAGGACGCCTACCCGAACAAGCCAGTCAAGGTCATCGTGCACACGTTGCCCGGCGCCTCGTCGGACGTGCTGGCGCGGGCGGTTAGCAAGGCCATGGGCGACCAGCTGGGCCAGAGCTTCGTGGTCGAGAACCGCTCGGGCGCGGGCGGCGCCATCGGCGTGGACGCGGTCGCCAAGGCCGCGCCGGACGGCTACACGCTGCTGGCCGGCGCTTCCAGCGCCATGGTCATGCTGCCCATCGTGCTCACGCGCAAGCTGCCCTATGACGAGAACAAGGATTTCGCGCCCATCGGCGTGATCTCGCGCTCGCCGTTCCTGCTGGTCGCCAGCCAGGCCTCGGGCATCCGCGACCTGCCGGACCTCATCGCCAAGGCCAAGGCGCATCCCGGCAAGATCACCTACGGCAGCGCGGGACCCGGCACCAATCCGCACCTGCTGGGCGAACTGCTCAGCCAGCTGGCCGGCATCGAGCTGACGCACGTGCCCTACAAGGGCCCCGCCGCCGCGCAGGCCGACCTGATGGGCGGCACCATCGACCTGCTGTTCGATACTCCGTCCTCGGCCCTGCCGCATGTGAAGTCGGGCAAGACCGTGGCCATCGCCGCCAGCAGCGACGCCCGCGTCACGGACGCGCCCGACGTGCCCACCCTGAAGGAACTGGGCTATCCCTCGCTGACGCTGTACGGCTGGACCGGGCTGTACGCGCCGGCCGGCACGCCGCCCGAGACGCTGGCGCGGCTGCGCGGTGCGCTCAAGCAGGCGCTGCACACGCCGGCGGTGCGCGAGTTCATCCTCGCCGGCGGCAACGACATCCTGGACCTCTATGGCGACGACATGCTCGCCATGCAGAAGCAGATGCAGGATTTCTGGCGCGGCGTGGTCAAGTCCCGCGGCATCAGGCTGGACTAG
- a CDS encoding nitrate ABC transporter substrate-binding protein: protein MTLQIRLAVRDWDYIVPLALGDVVAEGLDLRIDRVPALPEDLAADPRYDAGEMSMSRYCLGRLRGRDDIAAVPHFLMRGFRHRCIITHRDSGITQLEQLAGARIGMTGWQDSGNTWTRALLRRVGIGIDDAQWRVGRLTAAHPVADRLSGYGQPGRIEAVAGERPLVDLLRSGELEAVFTPFMPDGFFDADSDLRQLLPQCRRDEVAYFRDVGYVPGMHLLGIKPDILRAHPWVGQSLSAALDASAAMWLHKRRKYADTTPWILDELIQTSRDLPEGWDRNGLQANQPMVTDFLAELRAQRLTERSMSPAELFAHG from the coding sequence ATGACACTCCAAATCCGACTCGCCGTGCGCGACTGGGACTACATCGTGCCGCTCGCCCTGGGCGACGTGGTCGCCGAAGGCCTGGACCTGCGCATCGACCGGGTGCCCGCCCTGCCCGAGGACCTGGCCGCCGATCCGCGCTACGACGCCGGCGAGATGTCCATGAGCCGCTATTGCCTGGGTCGCCTGCGCGGCCGCGACGATATCGCCGCCGTGCCCCACTTCCTGATGCGCGGCTTTCGCCATCGCTGCATCATCACGCATCGCGACAGCGGCATCACCCAGCTGGAGCAGCTGGCCGGCGCCCGCATCGGCATGACCGGCTGGCAGGACTCGGGCAATACCTGGACGCGCGCCCTGCTGCGCCGCGTCGGCATCGGCATCGACGACGCGCAATGGCGGGTCGGCCGCCTGACCGCCGCGCACCCGGTCGCCGACCGGCTGTCCGGCTATGGCCAGCCGGGACGCATCGAGGCCGTGGCCGGCGAGCGCCCGCTGGTGGACCTGCTGCGCTCGGGCGAACTGGAAGCCGTGTTCACGCCCTTCATGCCCGACGGCTTCTTCGACGCGGACTCGGACCTGCGCCAGCTGCTGCCGCAGTGCCGCCGCGACGAAGTGGCGTACTTCCGCGACGTGGGCTACGTGCCCGGCATGCATCTGCTGGGCATCAAGCCGGACATCCTGCGCGCCCACCCCTGGGTCGGCCAGTCCCTGAGCGCCGCGCTGGACGCGTCCGCCGCGATGTGGCTGCACAAGCGCCGTAAATACGCGGACACCACGCCCTGGATCCTGGACGAGCTGATCCAGACCTCGCGCGACCTGCCCGAAGGCTGGGACCGCAACGGTCTGCAAGCCAACCAGCCCATGGTGACGGACTTCCTGGCCGAACTGCGCGCGCAGCGTCTCACCGAGCGCAGCATGTCGCCGGCGGAACTGTTCGCCCACGGCTGA
- a CDS encoding deaminated glutathione amidase, producing MKIALGQFAVRPDWQDNAAICLDLIARADAGGARLLVLPEGILARDIADPDLVRRAAQPLDGPFMTRMLEATRDRALTLVMTVHVPADQGKVWNIQVALRGGRIVAQYRKLHLYDAFSMQESVNVVPGDEVPPLLEVDGLRFGMMTCYDLRFPELARRLAVDGADALLVPAAWVKGPLKEHHWEVLATARALDNTCYVVAVGECGPRNIGASMVVDPLGVAIARAAEQDALLYAELDPRRLAQARQALPVLANRRFARPELA from the coding sequence ATGAAAATCGCCCTGGGCCAATTCGCCGTGCGCCCCGACTGGCAAGACAACGCCGCGATCTGCCTGGACCTGATCGCCCGCGCCGACGCCGGCGGCGCGCGCCTGCTGGTGTTGCCGGAAGGCATCCTGGCGCGCGACATCGCCGATCCCGACCTGGTGCGCCGCGCCGCCCAGCCGCTGGACGGCCCCTTCATGACCCGCATGCTGGAGGCCACCCGCGACCGCGCGCTGACGCTGGTCATGACCGTGCACGTGCCCGCCGATCAGGGCAAGGTCTGGAACATCCAGGTCGCGCTGCGCGGCGGTCGCATCGTCGCGCAATATCGCAAGCTGCATCTGTATGACGCGTTCTCCATGCAGGAGTCGGTCAACGTGGTGCCCGGCGATGAAGTGCCGCCGCTGCTCGAGGTGGACGGGCTGCGCTTCGGCATGATGACCTGCTACGACCTGCGCTTTCCCGAACTGGCGCGCCGCCTGGCGGTGGACGGCGCCGACGCGCTGCTGGTGCCCGCCGCCTGGGTCAAGGGACCGCTGAAGGAACATCACTGGGAAGTGCTGGCCACCGCCCGCGCGCTCGACAACACCTGCTACGTGGTGGCCGTGGGCGAATGCGGCCCGCGCAATATCGGCGCGAGCATGGTGGTGGATCCGCTGGGCGTGGCGATCGCCCGCGCGGCCGAGCAGGACGCGCTGCTGTACGCCGAGCTGGATCCACGGCGCCTGGCCCAGGCGCGCCAGGCGCTGCCGGTGCTGGCCAACCGGCGCTTCGCCCGCCCCGAACTGGCCTGA
- a CDS encoding fimbrial assembly protein, which produces MKLKHIALVASLAMSSASAAHAAPVVKKITLTAQIGDSIFVSRPDGSGWYDHEELDATDRTQRAFSKTLPIRVWTKGTEFNIALARPLTMRGGVYEMRDAKVVLSQSGREDEVRVGAPLKVQQSTPGDGGYDQIHRLTVSARAPAQTPDGPSINGIYRGDLVVLFEPSAATP; this is translated from the coding sequence ATGAAGCTCAAACATATTGCTCTCGTCGCAAGCCTGGCCATGTCCTCGGCCAGCGCGGCCCATGCCGCTCCCGTCGTCAAGAAGATCACGCTCACCGCCCAGATCGGAGATTCCATCTTCGTTTCCCGGCCGGACGGCTCCGGCTGGTACGACCACGAGGAACTGGACGCCACCGACCGCACGCAGCGCGCGTTCTCCAAGACCTTGCCCATCCGCGTATGGACGAAGGGCACGGAGTTCAATATCGCGCTGGCTCGGCCCCTGACGATGCGGGGCGGCGTCTATGAGATGCGCGATGCCAAGGTGGTCCTGTCGCAGTCGGGGCGGGAGGACGAGGTTCGCGTCGGCGCGCCGCTGAAGGTGCAGCAGAGCACACCCGGCGACGGCGGCTACGACCAGATCCACAGGCTCACGGTGAGCGCGCGGGCGCCGGCGCAGACGCCCGATGGCCCGAGCATCAACGGCATCTATCGCGGCGATCTGGTGGTGCTGTTCGAGCCTTCCGCCGCCACGCCTTGA